The following proteins are encoded in a genomic region of Nicoliella spurrieriana:
- a CDS encoding valine--tRNA ligase: MTKDIKMPPKYDHSAVEDGQYQEWLDEGVFKPSGDQKAKPYSIVIPPPNVTGKLHLGHAWDTTLQDILIRQKRMLGYDTLWLPGMDHAGIATQAKVEAKLNAQGITRYDLGRYKFIEKVWEWKDDYAATIKKQWGKLGLSLDYSRERFTLDDGLSAAVRKVFVTLYKKGLIYRGEYIINWDPKARTALSDIEVIHKDDKGAFYHVKYPFTDGTKFNGKDYIEIATTRPETMFGDVAVAVNPTDERYKDIVGKKIRVPLVDREIPIIADAYVDKEFGTGMVKITPAHDPNDFNVGNRHDLKRINTMNEDATMNANAGKYEGMDRFTARKAMTDDLQAQGYMLKVDPIVHAVGHSERTGVQVESRLSTQWFVKMKPLAEQALKNQKTDDRVNFVPDRFEHTFDQWMENVHDWVISRQLWWGHRIPAWYNKQTGETYVGEEAPKDIENWEQDHDVLDTWFSSALWPFSTMGWPDTDAPDFKRYFPTNTLVTGYDIIFFWVARMIFQSLEFTGRRPFKDVLLHGLIRDEQGRKMSKSLGNGIDPMDVIDKYGADALRWFLSNGSTAGQDVRFSYAKIESAWNFINKIWNASRYVIMNLGEMEKPTLPDPAKWNLADRWILSKLNDLVKQVTDQFDKYNFGEAGRALYNFIWDDFCDWYIEMSKETLTGDDEDAKQNTRNVLAYVLDQTLRLLHPIMPFVTENIWQTMPHVGQSLVVADYPVDHPEFNDPKSESDMDSLIDLIKAVRNIRSEANAKMSSAVDILIKTDNQNLKDIFEGNQGYIQRFCHPKTLEVGSDVQVPKLAMTSVMTDAEVSIPLAELVDLNEEIKRLDGEIEQFEFEVQRAEKKLGNERFVQNAPEAVVNAEREKLEDNKAKLAATKQRQADLKAQ; this comes from the coding sequence ATGACTAAGGATATTAAAATGCCACCAAAGTATGACCATAGTGCAGTTGAAGATGGTCAATACCAAGAATGGCTAGATGAAGGTGTCTTCAAGCCCAGTGGCGATCAAAAAGCAAAACCATATTCAATCGTGATTCCGCCGCCAAATGTGACTGGAAAGTTACATTTAGGCCATGCGTGGGATACGACCCTCCAAGATATTTTAATTCGCCAAAAGCGGATGTTAGGCTACGATACACTTTGGTTACCCGGGATGGACCATGCCGGAATTGCAACGCAAGCCAAAGTTGAAGCTAAGTTGAACGCCCAGGGCATTACCCGATACGACCTCGGTCGTTATAAGTTCATCGAAAAGGTGTGGGAATGGAAGGATGACTATGCCGCAACCATTAAAAAACAATGGGGTAAGTTAGGACTTTCACTCGATTACAGTCGTGAACGGTTCACCCTCGATGACGGACTTTCAGCAGCGGTACGCAAGGTGTTCGTGACCCTTTATAAGAAGGGGTTAATCTACCGTGGTGAATACATCATTAACTGGGATCCAAAGGCTAGAACTGCATTGTCTGACATCGAAGTGATTCATAAAGACGATAAGGGGGCCTTTTATCACGTTAAATACCCATTTACCGATGGCACTAAGTTTAACGGCAAGGATTACATTGAAATTGCTACCACCCGTCCTGAAACGATGTTTGGTGACGTTGCGGTGGCGGTTAATCCTACCGATGAACGGTATAAGGACATCGTAGGCAAAAAGATTCGGGTCCCATTGGTTGACCGTGAAATTCCGATTATTGCGGATGCTTACGTTGATAAGGAATTTGGAACCGGGATGGTTAAGATTACGCCTGCCCACGATCCAAATGACTTTAACGTTGGAAACCGGCATGACCTCAAGCGGATCAACACGATGAACGAAGATGCTACAATGAATGCCAATGCTGGGAAGTACGAAGGCATGGATCGTTTCACTGCTAGAAAGGCAATGACGGATGACTTGCAAGCCCAAGGATACATGCTAAAAGTCGACCCAATTGTCCATGCGGTTGGGCATTCTGAAAGAACTGGGGTCCAGGTGGAATCCAGACTTTCTACCCAGTGGTTCGTTAAAATGAAACCATTGGCTGAACAAGCATTGAAGAACCAAAAGACTGATGACCGAGTGAATTTCGTGCCAGACCGCTTTGAACACACCTTTGACCAATGGATGGAAAACGTCCATGATTGGGTCATTTCACGGCAACTCTGGTGGGGCCACCGGATCCCAGCTTGGTACAATAAGCAGACTGGTGAAACCTACGTTGGTGAAGAAGCTCCTAAGGATATCGAAAATTGGGAACAAGACCACGATGTCTTGGATACCTGGTTCTCATCTGCTTTATGGCCATTTTCAACGATGGGCTGGCCTGATACCGATGCACCTGATTTTAAACGTTACTTCCCAACCAACACGTTAGTTACTGGTTATGACATCATCTTCTTCTGGGTGGCTAGAATGATTTTCCAAAGCCTTGAATTTACCGGACGGCGACCATTTAAGGACGTCTTGCTTCATGGATTGATTCGTGACGAACAGGGACGCAAAATGAGTAAGTCATTGGGGAATGGAATTGACCCTATGGATGTGATCGATAAGTACGGTGCAGATGCATTACGCTGGTTCCTATCCAACGGTTCTACTGCGGGACAAGATGTCCGGTTCAGCTACGCCAAAATTGAATCGGCATGGAACTTTATTAATAAGATCTGGAATGCCAGCCGGTATGTAATCATGAACTTAGGGGAAATGGAAAAACCAACGTTACCAGATCCTGCTAAGTGGAACCTAGCTGATCGTTGGATCTTAAGTAAGTTAAACGACCTCGTTAAGCAGGTGACTGATCAATTTGATAAGTACAACTTCGGTGAAGCGGGCCGGGCCCTATACAACTTCATCTGGGATGATTTTTGTGATTGGTACATTGAAATGAGTAAGGAAACCCTTACTGGTGATGATGAAGATGCTAAGCAAAACACCCGCAACGTTTTGGCCTACGTATTAGATCAAACGCTACGCCTGTTGCACCCCATCATGCCATTCGTAACTGAAAACATTTGGCAAACGATGCCACACGTTGGGCAATCATTAGTGGTTGCCGACTACCCAGTGGATCATCCTGAATTTAATGATCCAAAATCTGAATCCGATATGGATAGTTTGATCGATTTGATCAAAGCGGTTCGGAACATTCGTTCAGAGGCTAATGCTAAGATGTCCAGTGCGGTTGATATCTTAATTAAGACTGATAACCAAAACTTAAAGGATATTTTTGAAGGGAACCAAGGCTACATTCAACGCTTCTGTCATCCAAAGACATTGGAAGTGGGGAGTGACGTTCAGGTCCCTAAGTTAGCCATGACCAGTGTGATGACTGATGCTGAAGTCAGCATTCCACTTGCCGAGTTAGTTGATCTTAACGAAGAGATTAAGCGGTTAGATGGTGAAATCGAACAATTTGAATTTGAAGTTCAGCGGGCTGAAAAGAAGCTTGGCAACGAGCGCTTCGTGCAAAATGCACCCGAAGCGGTCGTGAATGCTGAACGTGAAAAATTAGAAGATAATAAGGCCAAGTTAGCTGCGACTAAACAACGGCAAGCCGACCTTAAAGCTCAATAA
- a CDS encoding cysteine desulfurase family protein, with the protein MIYFDNSATTQIDPSALNTYDQVSKKIWGNPSSLHRFGEESFNLLNQSRKQIADLLGVQPNEIIFTSGGTEGDNWVLKGTAIEKRKFGRHIITTAVEHPAIHNTCEQLKQLGYDVTYLPVDGEGRISIDDLKAAIRKDTILVSIMAVNNEIGTIQPIKDAAEVLKQYPNIHYHIDAVQGIGKGIQDLIMNERVDFVTFSGHKFHAPRGVGFIYKRAGKKIAPLMIGGGQEHNLRSGTENLPAIAAMARALRLLLTDEDAKVQKQAAIKSAIYDHIKNFDKVTIFSKDQDNFAPHILCFSILGVRGETIVHAFEDHDIYISTTSACSSKDHVPSATLTAMQEPTELCTSAVRVSLDANNTLAEAETFNRVFDQLYEQFSKLS; encoded by the coding sequence ATGATTTATTTTGATAACAGTGCAACGACACAAATTGATCCTTCGGCATTGAACACTTATGACCAGGTTAGTAAAAAAATTTGGGGAAATCCATCTAGTTTACACCGTTTTGGTGAAGAATCATTTAATTTGTTGAATCAATCAAGAAAACAAATTGCTGATTTATTGGGTGTTCAACCGAATGAAATCATTTTTACTAGTGGTGGGACCGAAGGTGATAACTGGGTCTTAAAAGGAACTGCGATTGAAAAGCGCAAATTTGGTCGGCATATTATTACGACCGCAGTTGAACATCCTGCTATTCACAATACCTGTGAACAATTAAAGCAGTTGGGTTATGACGTTACCTACCTCCCAGTGGATGGAGAGGGGCGCATCTCAATTGATGATTTAAAGGCTGCGATTCGTAAGGACACCATTTTGGTTTCAATCATGGCGGTTAATAATGAAATTGGAACAATCCAACCCATTAAGGATGCTGCTGAAGTCTTGAAGCAATACCCAAACATTCACTACCACATTGATGCGGTTCAGGGAATTGGGAAGGGAATCCAAGACCTGATCATGAACGAGCGGGTCGATTTTGTCACTTTTTCGGGACATAAATTCCATGCGCCCCGCGGAGTCGGGTTTATTTACAAGCGCGCTGGCAAGAAAATCGCACCGCTAATGATCGGTGGTGGACAGGAGCATAACCTTAGAAGTGGTACTGAGAACCTACCGGCAATTGCTGCAATGGCTCGGGCGCTACGGTTGTTATTGACCGACGAGGATGCTAAGGTGCAAAAACAGGCAGCGATTAAATCGGCTATCTATGACCACATCAAAAACTTTGATAAGGTTACGATTTTCTCTAAGGATCAGGATAACTTTGCTCCCCATATTTTGTGCTTTTCAATTTTAGGAGTGCGTGGCGAGACCATCGTGCATGCGTTTGAAGATCATGATATTTATATTTCAACGACCAGTGCTTGTTCATCAAAGGACCACGTGCCATCAGCTACGTTGACGGCAATGCAAGAACCGACTGAGCTATGCACCAGCGCCGTCCGGGTATCACTAGATGCCAATAATACGTTAGCGGAAGCAGAAACATTTAACCGCGTTTTTGATCAGTTATACGAACAATTTAGTAAATTAAGTTAA
- the thiI gene encoding tRNA uracil 4-sulfurtransferase ThiI, producing the protein MQYSEIMVRYGELSTKGKNRKDFIKQLGKNIRHVLHDFSDIHVNPQQDRLHVDLHGEDYDKVIERLTGVFGIETLSPAIKLDKDIDNAKRVALQMVKDQYQSGMTFKINTIRQDKNYPLDTYDINDKLGGFIIENVDGIKAKMKHPDIEIRVEIRMNGIFLSSETIKGAGGLPVGTGGRATMMLSGGIDSPVATYLAMKRGVKVDMIHFFSPPYTSPQALAKAKELSAQVAKFGGNIQFIEVPFTKVQETVKEKVPEGYLMTIQRRMMLRIASQITRDRHCKGVFTGESLGQVASQTLESMMAINDVTNLPVLRPLVSMDKTEIIRIAEKIGTYDLSIMPFEDCCTIFTPPSPKTKPDLAKTRHYETYIDVDALTKEAVAGIKVTDIKPGEEFMNQNQDVFSELL; encoded by the coding sequence ATGCAATATAGTGAAATTATGGTCAGATACGGTGAATTATCCACTAAGGGTAAGAACCGCAAGGACTTTATTAAGCAACTTGGTAAGAACATTCGCCACGTGTTGCACGACTTTTCAGATATTCACGTTAATCCCCAACAGGACCGTTTGCACGTTGACCTGCATGGTGAAGACTATGATAAGGTCATTGAACGCCTAACGGGGGTATTTGGGATTGAGACGCTTTCGCCTGCCATTAAGTTGGATAAGGACATTGACAATGCCAAGCGCGTTGCTTTGCAGATGGTTAAGGATCAATATCAATCTGGGATGACGTTTAAAATCAATACGATTAGACAGGATAAGAACTACCCGCTAGATACCTATGATATTAATGATAAATTGGGTGGCTTTATTATCGAAAATGTTGATGGAATCAAGGCTAAAATGAAACACCCTGATATTGAAATTCGGGTAGAAATTCGGATGAACGGGATCTTTTTATCTAGCGAAACGATTAAGGGTGCCGGGGGCCTACCAGTCGGCACCGGTGGTCGGGCTACGATGATGTTATCGGGTGGAATCGATTCCCCGGTTGCGACCTACCTTGCAATGAAACGGGGCGTTAAGGTCGATATGATTCACTTCTTTAGTCCACCATATACCAGTCCCCAAGCACTAGCTAAGGCTAAGGAATTATCCGCACAAGTTGCTAAGTTCGGTGGTAATATTCAATTTATTGAAGTGCCATTTACTAAGGTGCAAGAAACGGTTAAGGAAAAGGTTCCGGAAGGATACCTAATGACGATTCAAAGACGAATGATGTTAAGGATTGCATCCCAAATCACCCGTGATCGCCACTGTAAGGGAGTCTTTACTGGTGAGTCACTGGGGCAAGTGGCTTCCCAAACGCTTGAAAGTATGATGGCGATTAATGACGTTACGAACCTACCGGTGTTACGACCATTAGTATCGATGGATAAGACTGAAATCATTCGAATTGCCGAAAAAATTGGTACCTATGATTTATCGATCATGCCATTTGAAGATTGTTGTACGATTTTTACGCCGCCTTCGCCTAAGACTAAGCCTGACTTAGCAAAAACACGCCACTACGAAACCTACATCGATGTGGATGCGTTGACTAAGGAAGCAGTGGCTGGCATTAAAGTCACTGATATTAAGCCAGGGGAAGAGTTTATGAATCAGAATCAAGACGTCTTTTCTGAATTATTATAG